In Nocardia asteroides, the following proteins share a genomic window:
- the mshA gene encoding D-inositol-3-phosphate glycosyltransferase yields MEGVSQRRPEIVPHRIAVLSVHTSPLAQPGTGDAGGMNVYVLQTALELAKRGTEVEIFTRATSSDLPPVAEAGPGVLVRHVVAGPFEGLDKNDLPTQLCPFTAEVLRQEARHLPGHYDLVHSHYWLSGQVGWLARDRWRVPLVHTAHTLAAVKNAALAEGDAPEPETRVIGEKQVIAEADRLVANTGDEARQLVDLYGASPDRIDVVPPGADLTRYHPGDKLAARAELGLRADEQVVAFVGRIQPLKAPDVLVRAAAALLRRDPSRKLRVLIVGGPSGSGLARPDALIELAADLGITEQVTFLPPQPADRLVRVYRAADVVAVPSYNESFGLVAIEAQASGTPVLAADVGGLGTAVRHRESGLLVPGHRTQDWADALGSLLDDPARLARMGTAAVAHASSFSWAHTAEGLLDSYAAAMAGFRAERGRIALLAGETGQARSRALWRRRTGVRR; encoded by the coding sequence CTGGAGGGTGTGAGTCAGCGTCGTCCGGAAATAGTGCCCCACCGTATCGCGGTGCTGTCGGTGCATACCTCGCCGCTGGCGCAACCCGGCACCGGCGACGCGGGCGGCATGAACGTCTACGTCCTGCAGACCGCGCTCGAGCTGGCCAAACGCGGCACCGAGGTGGAGATCTTCACCCGCGCGACCTCGTCCGATCTGCCGCCGGTCGCCGAAGCCGGACCCGGTGTGCTGGTGCGCCACGTGGTCGCCGGTCCGTTCGAGGGCCTGGACAAGAACGACCTGCCCACCCAGCTGTGCCCGTTCACCGCCGAGGTGCTGCGCCAGGAGGCGCGCCACCTGCCCGGCCACTACGACCTCGTGCACTCGCACTACTGGCTCTCCGGCCAGGTCGGCTGGCTGGCCAGGGACCGCTGGCGGGTGCCGCTGGTGCACACCGCGCACACCCTGGCCGCGGTCAAGAACGCCGCGCTCGCCGAGGGTGACGCCCCCGAACCGGAGACCAGGGTGATCGGCGAGAAGCAGGTCATCGCCGAGGCCGACCGGCTCGTCGCCAACACCGGCGACGAAGCGCGTCAGCTCGTCGACCTGTACGGCGCCTCGCCCGATCGCATCGATGTGGTGCCGCCCGGCGCCGACCTCACCCGCTACCACCCCGGCGACAAGCTCGCCGCCCGCGCTGAGCTGGGCCTGCGGGCCGACGAGCAGGTCGTGGCCTTCGTCGGCCGCATCCAGCCGCTCAAGGCCCCCGATGTGCTGGTCCGCGCGGCCGCGGCCCTGCTGCGCCGCGATCCGAGCCGCAAGCTGCGGGTGCTGATCGTCGGCGGACCCTCCGGCAGCGGCCTGGCCCGCCCGGACGCGCTGATCGAGCTCGCCGCCGACCTCGGCATCACCGAGCAGGTCACCTTCCTGCCGCCGCAGCCCGCCGACCGGCTCGTGCGGGTTTACCGCGCGGCCGACGTGGTCGCCGTGCCCAGCTACAACGAATCCTTCGGCCTGGTCGCCATCGAGGCCCAGGCCAGCGGCACCCCGGTGCTGGCCGCCGATGTGGGCGGCCTCGGCACCGCGGTGCGCCATCGCGAATCCGGCCTGCTGGTGCCCGGTCACCGCACCCAGGACTGGGCCGACGCGCTCGGCTCGCTGCTCGACGATCCCGCGCGGCTGGCGCGGATGGGCACGGCCGCGGTCGCGCACGCGAGCAGCTTCTCCTGGGCGCACACCGCCGAGGGCCTGCTCGACAGCTACGCTGCGGCGATGGCCGGATTCCGCGCCGAACGCGGTCGGATCGCCCTGCTCGCGGGTGAGACCGGCCAGGCCAGATCACGGGCGCTGTGGCGGCGCCGGACGGGAGTACGCAGGTGA
- a CDS encoding phosphoglyceromutase, producing MTYTLVLLRHGESEWNALNLFTGWVDVHLTDKGIAEGKRAGELLAEHDVLPDIVYTSLLRRAISTANNALDAADRHWIPVIRDWRLNERHYGDLQGKNKEQVREQYGQDQFMLWRRSYDTPPPPIADDNEYSQEGDPRYAGIEVPKTECLKDVVARMIPYWETTIAPELLTGKTVLVAAHGNSLRALVKHLDNISDEDISSLNIPTGIPLRYELDENLRPVKPAEYLDPEAAAAGAAAVANQGGK from the coding sequence ATGACCTACACCCTCGTGCTGCTGCGCCACGGCGAGAGCGAATGGAATGCCCTCAACTTGTTCACCGGCTGGGTGGATGTGCACCTGACCGACAAGGGCATCGCCGAGGGCAAGCGGGCCGGCGAGCTGCTCGCCGAGCACGACGTGCTGCCCGACATCGTCTACACCTCGCTGCTGCGTCGCGCGATCAGCACCGCCAACAACGCGCTCGACGCCGCCGACCGGCACTGGATCCCGGTCATCCGCGACTGGCGCCTCAACGAGCGGCACTACGGCGACCTGCAGGGCAAGAACAAGGAGCAGGTCCGCGAGCAGTACGGCCAGGACCAGTTCATGCTGTGGCGGCGCAGCTACGACACCCCGCCGCCGCCGATCGCCGACGACAACGAGTACAGCCAGGAAGGCGACCCGCGCTACGCGGGCATCGAGGTCCCCAAGACCGAGTGCCTCAAGGATGTCGTCGCCCGGATGATCCCGTACTGGGAGACCACCATCGCCCCCGAGCTGCTGACCGGCAAGACCGTCCTGGTCGCCGCCCACGGCAACTCGCTGCGCGCGCTGGTGAAGCACCTCGACAACATCTCCGACGAGGACATCTCCAGCCTGAACATCCCCACCGGCATCCCGCTGCGCTACGAGCTGGACGAGAACCTGCGTCCGGTCAAGCCGGCCGAGTACCTGGACCCGGAGGCCGCCGCCGCCGGCGCCGCCGCCGTCGCCAACCAGGGCGGCAAGTAG
- a CDS encoding ROK family protein — MTALALDIGATKFAAALVDPDYTLRGVRQAPSATAEPWAVCRDLLLAVAGDNPVRAVGIGSAGPIDVPAGTAAPLNLPPWRDGFAVVAHVQALFPSAVVRFAIDGACLVLAEHRVGGLRGVANGLALTVSSGVGGGIVADGRVLVGRTGNGGHLGHIVVPGDDTPCGCGGFGCVEAVASGMSAARWARARGWTGATGAELAEAALRGEAVPLAAMARAGTALGQAVSSAAALLDVDRVVIGGGFARSGPPLWDPLRAAVARHARLEFLRELTVEPSALTDGATLVGAGVLAVDAR; from the coding sequence ATGACAGCGCTCGCGCTCGATATCGGGGCGACGAAATTCGCTGCGGCACTCGTCGATCCGGACTACACGCTTCGCGGGGTGCGGCAGGCGCCCTCGGCAACCGCCGAGCCATGGGCGGTGTGCCGGGATCTGCTGCTCGCTGTGGCGGGGGACAACCCGGTGCGCGCGGTGGGGATCGGGTCGGCCGGTCCGATCGACGTCCCGGCCGGGACCGCGGCCCCGCTGAACCTGCCGCCGTGGCGGGACGGGTTCGCCGTCGTCGCGCACGTGCAGGCGCTGTTCCCTTCCGCCGTAGTGCGTTTCGCGATCGACGGCGCCTGTCTGGTGCTGGCCGAGCATCGCGTCGGCGGGTTGCGTGGGGTGGCGAACGGCCTCGCGCTGACGGTGTCGTCCGGGGTCGGTGGCGGGATCGTCGCCGACGGGCGAGTCCTGGTGGGGCGCACCGGAAACGGCGGTCATCTCGGGCACATCGTCGTCCCCGGTGACGACACCCCGTGCGGCTGTGGCGGTTTCGGCTGCGTGGAAGCCGTCGCCAGCGGGATGTCGGCGGCGCGCTGGGCGCGGGCGCGGGGGTGGACCGGCGCCACCGGGGCCGAGCTGGCCGAGGCGGCGCTGCGGGGCGAGGCGGTGCCGCTGGCCGCCATGGCCCGCGCGGGCACCGCGCTCGGGCAGGCGGTGTCGTCGGCGGCCGCCCTGCTCGACGTCGACCGGGTGGTCATCGGCGGTGGTTTCGCCCGGTCCGGTCCGCCACTGTGGGACCCGCTGCGCGCGGCCGTCGCCCGGCACGCGCGGCTGGAATTCCTGCGTGAGCTCACCGTCGAGCCGTCGGCCCTGACCGACGGCGCCACCCTCGTCGGCGCCGGGGTGCTGGCCGTCGACGCCCGGTGA
- a CDS encoding alpha/beta hydrolase: MGVVARCGLLLAAGFVCAQAIAGAAPPDPRLDPARLISATQGQGRVVDLVVHSGAMGKPVRVAVLPAADPDAAAPVLYLLNGVDGGSATGDWRDGHNWLTRTDAERFYGDKQVTVVMPIGGAGSYYADWRADDPVLGRQRWTTFLTRELPRVIDAEFHGTGANAVAGVSMAGTAAFQLALAAPGLYRAVASYSGCVSTSGPQGRAIVNTVVSGQNGDPVNMWGLPGDPLWAANDPFLHAERLRGLAIYIASGTGLPGALDTLAGPGINGDSMKLIDQLLVGGALDAATGLCTQQLAARFAELGMPASVDLRSNGTHSWGYWNDDMHRSWPLFAQALRIG; encoded by the coding sequence GGCGCGGCGCCGCCCGATCCCCGCCTCGACCCGGCCCGGCTGATCTCGGCGACCCAGGGGCAGGGCCGGGTGGTGGACCTGGTCGTGCACTCGGGCGCGATGGGCAAACCGGTGCGCGTCGCGGTGCTGCCCGCCGCCGACCCGGACGCCGCCGCGCCGGTGCTGTACCTGCTCAACGGCGTCGACGGCGGCAGCGCCACCGGCGACTGGCGCGACGGCCACAACTGGCTCACCCGCACCGACGCCGAGCGCTTCTACGGCGACAAGCAGGTCACCGTGGTGATGCCGATCGGTGGCGCGGGCAGCTACTACGCCGACTGGCGCGCCGACGACCCCGTCCTGGGCCGCCAGCGCTGGACCACCTTCCTCACCCGCGAACTGCCCCGGGTGATCGACGCCGAATTCCACGGCACCGGCGCCAATGCCGTGGCGGGCGTCTCGATGGCGGGCACCGCGGCCTTCCAGCTCGCGCTGGCCGCGCCCGGCCTGTATCGCGCGGTCGCCAGCTACAGCGGGTGCGTGTCGACCAGCGGCCCCCAGGGGCGCGCCATCGTCAACACCGTGGTCAGCGGCCAGAACGGCGACCCGGTGAACATGTGGGGACTACCCGGCGACCCGCTCTGGGCGGCCAACGACCCCTTCCTGCACGCCGAGCGCCTGCGTGGCCTGGCCATCTACATCGCCTCGGGCACCGGCCTGCCCGGCGCGCTGGACACCCTCGCGGGGCCCGGCATCAACGGCGACTCGATGAAGCTGATCGACCAGCTCCTGGTCGGTGGCGCGCTCGACGCCGCCACCGGTCTGTGCACCCAGCAACTGGCCGCGCGCTTCGCCGAGCTCGGCATGCCGGCCTCGGTCGACCTGCGCTCCAACGGAACCCACTCCTGGGGCTACTGGAACGACGATATGCACCGCAGCTGGCCGTTGTTCGCCCAGGCCCTGCGGATCGGCTGA
- a CDS encoding type III secretion system chaperone family protein produces MSAVSQVIDETLRDREIEYTRPADDTFIVVLPGERKLKTTVMLTVGKHGVRIESFVCRKPDENFQGVYKYLLRRNRRLYGVAYTLDNVGDIYLVGRTSAESVTPDELDRIFGQILEAVDNDFNMLLELGFAESIRKEWKWRVSRGESLKNLRAFEHLIDEADQV; encoded by the coding sequence GTGAGCGCCGTATCGCAGGTGATCGACGAGACGCTGCGCGATCGCGAGATCGAATACACCCGGCCCGCCGACGACACCTTCATCGTCGTGCTGCCGGGCGAGCGCAAGCTCAAGACCACGGTGATGCTCACCGTCGGCAAGCACGGCGTGCGCATCGAATCGTTCGTCTGCCGCAAGCCCGACGAGAACTTCCAGGGCGTCTACAAGTACCTGCTGCGCCGCAACCGCCGCCTCTACGGCGTGGCGTACACCCTGGACAACGTGGGCGACATCTACCTGGTGGGCCGCACCTCGGCCGAATCGGTCACCCCCGACGAGCTCGACCGGATCTTCGGCCAGATCCTGGAAGCCGTCGACAACGACTTCAACATGCTGCTCGAGCTGGGCTTCGCCGAATCCATCCGCAAGGAATGGAAGTGGCGCGTCTCGCGCGGCGAATCGCTCAAGAATCTGCGGGCCTTCGAGCACCTGATCGACGAGGCCGACCAGGTCTGA
- a CDS encoding lipase family protein, giving the protein MSKFVVLVLSLLSVGFLAAPAGANPLYPTPDPDPFFTAPSDIAALAPGDVVRTRRIDTMLYPGTEGWQIAFRSTNSQGNAIMGVTTVLMPIGVKNPPLVSYQALINSIGTRCNPSQSLFNGELQDAPGAMLPLQRGWAISVPDYLGPTVAYGAAKLSGMVTLDSVRAVQKVAELGVGNSPVALAGYSGGGMATAWAGALQPTYAPELKLAAVVAGGIPADLELMADALGFAPHPGFGLAFAAAMGIEREYPEQVPVSDQLNENGLWFREFTKDACRRFLLFHGVFRNAEQMAASKELMTSQVARGVLRENSLVHFTGAPTAPTYIWQGKYDTLTPYGPVAESVAHFCSKGAPVQLTTIEISEHMTAAAAGFVDAWKYVESRFRGEPVPTNC; this is encoded by the coding sequence GTGTCGAAATTCGTTGTACTGGTGTTGAGCCTGCTGTCGGTGGGGTTCCTCGCCGCACCAGCGGGCGCGAACCCGTTGTATCCGACTCCCGATCCGGATCCGTTCTTCACGGCACCGAGTGACATCGCGGCGCTGGCGCCCGGCGACGTCGTCCGCACCCGTCGCATCGACACCATGCTCTACCCCGGCACCGAGGGCTGGCAGATCGCGTTCCGCTCCACCAACTCGCAGGGCAACGCGATCATGGGCGTCACCACGGTGCTCATGCCGATCGGCGTGAAGAACCCGCCGCTGGTGTCGTACCAGGCGCTGATCAACTCCATCGGCACCCGCTGCAACCCCTCGCAGTCGCTGTTCAACGGCGAGCTCCAGGACGCGCCCGGCGCCATGCTGCCGCTGCAGCGCGGCTGGGCCATCTCGGTGCCGGACTACCTGGGCCCGACGGTCGCCTACGGCGCCGCCAAGCTCAGTGGCATGGTCACCCTGGACAGCGTGCGCGCCGTGCAGAAGGTCGCCGAGCTGGGCGTCGGCAACTCGCCGGTGGCGCTGGCCGGCTACTCCGGCGGCGGCATGGCCACCGCGTGGGCCGGTGCGCTGCAGCCCACCTACGCGCCCGAGCTGAAGCTCGCGGCCGTGGTCGCCGGCGGCATCCCCGCCGACCTGGAACTGATGGCCGACGCGCTCGGCTTCGCCCCGCACCCGGGCTTCGGGCTGGCCTTCGCCGCCGCCATGGGCATCGAGCGCGAGTACCCCGAGCAGGTGCCGGTGTCGGACCAGCTCAACGAGAACGGCCTGTGGTTCCGTGAGTTCACCAAGGACGCGTGCCGCCGATTCCTGCTGTTCCACGGCGTCTTCCGCAACGCCGAGCAGATGGCGGCGTCCAAGGAACTGATGACCAGCCAGGTGGCCCGCGGTGTGCTGCGCGAGAACAGCCTCGTGCACTTCACCGGCGCCCCCACCGCGCCGACCTACATCTGGCAGGGCAAGTACGACACCCTGACCCCGTACGGTCCGGTCGCCGAGTCGGTCGCGCACTTCTGCAGCAAGGGCGCCCCGGTGCAGCTCACCACGATCGAGATCTCCGAGCACATGACGGCCGCGGCGGCCGGCTTCGTGGACGCCTGGAAGTACGTGGAGTCCCGCTTCCGCGGCGAACCGGTGCCGACGAACTGCTGA
- a CDS encoding alpha/beta hydrolase: MMIGRAVCARIAGIVLAALAGTLVVAPAAGADAVARIEDRRVEPDRTIDVGVYSPAMDTVTRVRILRAADPSAPAPTLYLLNGVGGGADGNWLDRTDVVQFFHDKQVNVVIPFGGAGSYFADWRADDPVLGKQRWTTFLTRELPPVIDAEFNGTGANAIAGLSMAGTSVFQLALAEPGLYRAIGSYSGCVRTSDIRGQAIVSAVVGSRLGNVRNMWGPPTDPAWSAHDPYLHAETLRGTAVYLSSGNGIPGPFDTVEPGDDPVQRTLEMLFGASLEAVTATCTQQLRDRLQTLGIPATVDLRANGTHSWGYWEQDLHKSWPLFEAALRR; the protein is encoded by the coding sequence ATGATGATCGGTCGCGCAGTCTGCGCTCGAATCGCCGGAATAGTGCTGGCCGCGCTGGCAGGCACGCTGGTGGTGGCGCCGGCGGCGGGGGCGGACGCGGTGGCGCGCATCGAGGATCGGCGCGTCGAGCCCGATCGCACGATCGACGTGGGCGTCTACTCGCCCGCGATGGACACCGTGACGCGCGTGCGGATTCTGCGCGCGGCCGATCCCTCGGCGCCCGCGCCGACGCTGTATCTGCTCAACGGGGTCGGCGGCGGCGCCGACGGAAACTGGCTCGACCGCACCGATGTCGTGCAGTTCTTCCACGACAAGCAGGTCAACGTGGTGATCCCGTTCGGCGGCGCCGGCAGCTATTTCGCCGACTGGCGGGCCGACGATCCGGTGCTGGGCAAGCAGCGCTGGACCACCTTCCTCACCCGCGAACTGCCGCCGGTGATCGATGCCGAGTTCAACGGCACCGGCGCGAATGCCATTGCGGGACTGTCCATGGCGGGCACCTCGGTGTTCCAACTCGCGCTCGCCGAGCCCGGCCTGTACCGCGCCATCGGCTCCTACAGCGGCTGCGTGCGCACGAGTGACATTCGCGGACAGGCGATCGTGAGCGCCGTCGTCGGCAGCAGGCTCGGCAATGTCCGCAACATGTGGGGCCCGCCCACCGACCCGGCGTGGTCGGCGCACGACCCGTATCTGCACGCCGAAACCCTGCGCGGCACCGCGGTGTATCTGTCCTCGGGCAACGGCATTCCGGGCCCGTTCGACACCGTCGAACCGGGCGACGACCCGGTGCAGCGGACCCTCGAGATGCTCTTCGGCGCCTCGCTCGAGGCCGTCACCGCCACCTGCACCCAGCAGCTGCGCGACCGGTTGCAGACCCTCGGCATCCCGGCCACTGTCGACCTGCGCGCCAACGGCACCCACTCGTGGGGCTACTGGGAGCAGGATCTGCACAAGTCGTGGCCCCTGTTCGAGGCGGCGCTGCGGCGCTGA